In Gammaproteobacteria bacterium (ex Lamellibrachia satsuma), a single genomic region encodes these proteins:
- a CDS encoding protein nirF, protein MKSLRFLLVTMLLLPGLSLAECLTRGTGDMGIIIERAAGSLKVVDTTNHSELFRVEGLGDLSHASAVYSRNERYVYIFGRDGGLTKVDILCGRIVKRIIQGGNSIGGAISQDGSLIAVSNYKPGGVKIFSADDLSLIADIPATSVTDRDGHRKGSKTVGLVDAPDQRFVVSLYDSGESWIIDMSDPAKPAIQRFENIGSLPYDGLITPNGRYYIAGLFGQDGLSLLDLWHPEKGARLILDDYGRGQKKLPVYKMPHLEGWAMADDRAFLPAVGQHAVLVVDSKDWKEIKQVPVHGQPVFVMARPDGRQIWVNFAFPHNDTIQVIDTETLEIINTLKPGKGTLHMEFSPRGESVWISVRDKDEVQVYATRTQELTHRLPVDKPSGIFFTSRAHQTGL, encoded by the coding sequence ATGAAGTCTCTGCGTTTCCTGCTTGTCACGATGCTTCTGCTGCCCGGTCTCTCCCTGGCCGAGTGCCTGACCCGTGGCACAGGCGATATGGGTATCATCATCGAGCGGGCGGCGGGCAGTCTGAAGGTGGTGGATACCACCAACCACAGCGAGTTGTTTCGGGTCGAGGGGTTGGGTGACCTCTCCCACGCCTCCGCCGTCTACTCCCGTAATGAGCGCTACGTCTATATCTTCGGCCGCGATGGCGGACTCACCAAGGTGGACATCCTCTGCGGCAGGATCGTCAAACGCATCATCCAGGGCGGCAACAGCATCGGTGGGGCCATCTCCCAGGATGGCAGCCTGATCGCAGTCTCCAACTATAAACCCGGTGGCGTGAAGATATTCTCTGCCGACGACCTCTCCCTGATTGCCGATATCCCAGCCACCTCTGTCACTGACCGGGATGGTCATAGAAAAGGTTCAAAAACGGTGGGGTTGGTGGACGCGCCGGATCAGCGTTTTGTGGTCAGCCTCTACGATTCCGGTGAGAGCTGGATTATCGATATGAGTGATCCGGCCAAGCCGGCTATTCAACGATTCGAAAATATCGGCAGCCTGCCCTATGACGGGCTGATTACGCCGAATGGACGCTACTATATTGCCGGTCTCTTCGGACAAGATGGTCTGTCGCTGCTCGATCTATGGCATCCGGAGAAGGGAGCCCGCCTGATCCTCGATGACTACGGCCGTGGCCAGAAAAAACTTCCGGTCTACAAGATGCCGCATCTCGAAGGCTGGGCGATGGCAGATGACCGCGCCTTTCTGCCGGCAGTGGGACAGCACGCGGTGTTGGTTGTTGACAGCAAAGATTGGAAAGAGATCAAGCAGGTTCCTGTGCATGGTCAGCCGGTGTTTGTCATGGCTCGCCCGGACGGTCGCCAGATCTGGGTCAACTTCGCTTTCCCCCACAACGACACCATTCAGGTTATCGATACTGAAACCCTGGAGATTATCAATACTCTGAAGCCCGGCAAGGGCACACTGCACATGGAGTTCAGCCCCCGTGGCGAATCCGTCTGGATATCGGTTCGCGACAAAGACGAGGTGCAGGTCTACGCTACCCGCACCCAGGAACTGACCCACCGGCTGCCGGTGGATAAGCCCAGTGGCATCTTTTTTACTTCCCGTGCCCACCAGACAGGATTGTGA
- a CDS encoding cytochrome c encodes MKSLSILLLVIPVVMTGTAVQAEIVSPRQAELLYLLKHDCGSCHGMRLEGGLGPALTPKRLQSWQAEQLAVTILHGRPGTPMPPWRPFFTDSEALWLAQQLKQGVRR; translated from the coding sequence ATGAAATCCCTTTCCATCCTGCTGTTGGTCATACCTGTCGTTATGACAGGCACTGCCGTGCAGGCGGAAATCGTCTCCCCGCGTCAGGCTGAGTTGCTCTATCTGTTGAAACATGACTGCGGCTCCTGCCACGGCATGCGGTTGGAGGGTGGGCTCGGCCCTGCTCTGACACCGAAGCGCCTGCAGTCCTGGCAGGCGGAACAGTTGGCGGTCACCATCCTGCACGGTCGCCCCGGCACACCGATGCCGCCCTGGCGTCCGTTTTTTACCGACAGTGAAGCCCTATGGTTGGCGCAACAGCTGAAACAGGGTGTCCGTCGGTGA
- a CDS encoding plastocyanin, with protein sequence MSKTTNLINVRRSLLVLVFTLSASSLSAGGVQTPVAEIDIIKFKFEPQEITIKAGQRLRWINREKRQYHSVWFEQAGDPEPDYLFPDDTYERSFDQAGSFPYRCGPHPKMTGVVHVE encoded by the coding sequence ATGAGCAAGACGACCAACTTGATAAACGTTCGTCGGAGCCTGCTAGTTCTGGTTTTCACCCTATCTGCCTCGTCTCTGTCGGCGGGTGGTGTGCAGACACCGGTCGCTGAGATAGACATCATCAAATTTAAATTTGAGCCACAGGAGATTACCATCAAGGCCGGGCAGCGGCTGCGTTGGATCAACCGGGAGAAGCGGCAGTACCACAGCGTCTGGTTTGAGCAGGCGGGGGATCCAGAGCCTGATTATCTGTTTCCAGATGATACCTATGAACGCAGCTTCGATCAGGCCGGAAGTTTTCCCTATCGCTGTGGTCCACATCCCAAAATGACGGGTGTGGTACACGTCGAATAG